The DNA window TGCGTGGCCAAAAAGACCTCCAGGGGGCCGCTGCGGGCCTCGTCGTCATCGTCCAGCCCCAGTTCCAGCTCCTCCCAGGGGAGCTCCTCCGCGTTCCTCTCCCGCAAGCTGCGAGCGCTCCCGATGCTGTCCACGTCCGGCTCGCGGCTGGGTGTCAGGATCCGCCCCCCGCCCCCGCCGTCAGCCCCGTCGACCCCGTCGCCCAGGTCGAACAACCCGCCGCTCACGTAGTTCCTCCGGAAGACCATGGCGCCCAGGCCGGGCCGGTTGAAGAGGGAGTCGCGTCCCGAGTCGGTGCTGACCTCCGAGGGGACGGCGTGGAGGTCCGGCTCGCTGAAGGCGCGGGAGACtccgtcgtcgtcgccgccgccgccaccgcgctCCCTCAGGAACATGTCGCGGACGTTGCGCCGGCCGTAATCCCTGGGGACCGCGTGGCTCCCGTGTTTGAGGAACAGGACGTCGTTGCCCAGTTGCAGTCCGGAGAGGGAGCGCACGCTCTTGCGCCCGTCCTCGTAGATCTTGAAGGTCCCCTCGCCTTGTTTCTTTTTCTCCAGCTTCTTCTGGATCTTGGTTTTGCCTCGATTTGTGGCGTGAAGCGTAGCCTGTGCAGACCAACGCTAGTTAGGTTAgctttagattaaattagaactTTTTTCAACAGTATTTCTGGGAAAATTGCGCAAGGATgcttaataataaatacataaataatagagGGACAAAATAATAGTCCTCATTTCCTGTTAATATCGGGGCAGTTACTTCCCGTTCGCCCAATCAAGGATAAAATGAACGTTTTTATGTTCAACagcaacagaaagtgacctgaaaGTGACCCCGAACGAAGAGGAAACAATCTAAAATGTACCTTAAACTATCTGAATCAACATCAcatctacaggaagtgagccagaaAGGCCCTAAAATCACCAGCAAATATACAGGGAGTGATCGAGAACAGAAAGTGACTGGTAAGCACTCTAAAAGTGAACTGGGCGCGAACCAACCTGCGAATATGGCACACTGACGGCGGGCGCGTGGAGGGGGCGCGGCCTGTGGCTAACCGAGCCGCTGCCGTAGCTGGAGAAGCTGAGGACGTCGGACAGGGAGGCCTCGGGCGCCGCCTCCTTCTGGAACTTCTTCTCCATGCGCTTGCGGTGCTTCTTCTGCAGCTTGGCGCAGTCCTTGACGCGGCGCTCGGCCTCGCGGAAGGCCCGCTCCTTCAGCTTACGCACCAGCTTGGGGTTGAGGCCCGATTGCTTGGAGGCCACCGAGTCCAGGTAGCGCACGCAGTCCATGTGGCTCTTGGCGGCGGCCATGTCCAGCGGCGTGTGGTAGTCGTTGTCCAGGCACCACACGTTGGCGCCGAACGACACCAGGAAGAAGAGGCAGTTGTGGTGACCGTTGGCGGCGGCCAGGTGGAGCGGCGTGTTGCCCCAGATGTCGCATTGGTCGGGGTTCCCTCTGtcaaatgcaaacaaaaaacaaaaaaacgacacaaaTCCATTACGTTTGGCGTACTTTCCCATTTTTACCACTTTCGCCCTTTGCAAAAACAGGAAAAccccattaaaataataaaaaaaagatcatatgTCACTGTTAGTCGTCATAGGGCACTCATTGGCTAAATGTCCCATTTCCTTTGACGGGGGAATGAACAAATCAATGCGAGGAATAAAActgaaaacatattttagtgGTTACAGTATGGCCAATAGCAGCCGATGATTTTATATGAGGAAATGAACAGTAAATACATGCTTCTGAAAACTCAACAGGGAAGCCAATCATTTCTCGGAAATGGCACTTTCCCAATTGTAATAGAAGGCTACTTCTTCTCACTAGGCCCGAGTTTAAGGACATAGAAATATGTAGTATGTATATACGGACACTCTGGAGAAGCAGAACTTTCTTACAAGGCGGCCTTGTAACAGCGCGTTGTGGCGCGGGCTGTAATCGGAGCTCCGGCTtgtcgccgctgccgccgccgctcgGGCGGCCCGGCTCGCGTTACAGGCGAGGCAGGTCGCCGTCATCGCGCCCGTGTGGCGCCGCATTCCTCACGTCAGACTAATCCTGACTACCATGACAATGCACATCTCTCTCTAACATCCTCCATTCCACGCTGAAGGCCACTTACTTCCTGTTTGAAGATTCTCGCTttcaaaaaaaccaacaacaacaaaaaacgggCGAGCCTCCTGTACGTACTCAAAAATAAACAAGGGAGTCACCCAAAATCAACCATTCGGTCTTATAACAATGAAAAATGTCagaatgaaaaatgtaaaaatggcaAGGCGGTCTGGTGatggagtggttagcgtgtcggcctcaccattgtggggtcgagggttcggtCCCAGGTGGGGCTTGCGTGCTCCctggcttgcgtggctttttcCAGGGTACTCCCACGTCTCcaaaaccgtgtgcggtcgattggtcgccgttttttttggtcgcccggaccgcgacaacgggcgaccaaaagaccggcgaccaaaagaccggcgaccaaaagatcgtcgaccaaaagaccggcgaccaatcgaccgtgtaccctccaAAACATGCACACTAAGCTAATGTTACGCTAACTACTCTCTAGCTTTGAGTGTTAGCAAAAAGCATTGAAGGTGAAACGACGCTGGCTGGATCTGGTCCAGCGACGCGGTCCAACGCCTGACTTCCGTCGATGCGCCACAAACGAATGTCAAAAGCCGGCATCGAATTTATCTCTTCGATTTGATAACAGCCATGACATAACACGGGGAAGGTGACGGTTTTACGCGCGGCCATTCATTTTTCGCTTTAGTGTCCTTATCACGTTCCGGGACGTCGCTTTTGCCGAGGTTATTTATGGACGATGTTAGCACTCGCCATCGCGGGAGGAATGCTTTATCCTCGTGGGCCATCGGCTTTCGTTTGCGCCGATTCCGTGGGAATTGGTCTGCGGCGCGAGGGCCATAAAAAGCCAAGGTCTTCAACGGGAGGGTCCGATGGGTGCCATTGCTTTCAGACTGAATTCTTTGTCCGCAAACCGTGACGAGGCGGCTTGATAATTGGCCCATTTTTTGGGAGAGCGGCGCAGGAAACAGGTCAGCCATTAAGAATGAGCCCGTGGCGTGCTCCGCCATCCTGGAGGCTTTTCGCCCTGCTGGCAAAAGTCAGGGTTTCTCTTTGACTGCACCTTCATAGTTTTGCATTGTAGAATGTTTTGGACATACGGTACACAGCCCAAATGTTTAAGCAACATTCAGTAACGTTATGCCAATTCTGGCGACGCCGGTGGACAAAAGCGGTAGTGTATTTTGGAATGAGTCGATTAAATACGGCAACACCGTTTTTtacattgagattttttttccaaatgtcggccagccttcccagtcaaaattcaCAGCCCAGGCGTTGTTGTCATCAATTTCCAGGGCTCCTCTTTTTGCAATAACGGCGGCGTTATCAAAGTCCCGATGAGTCTTGTGGAAGTGTCGGCCATAACAGCGCCGGCATTTGGCCAGGCGTCGTAACTCCCGCTCTTTTACGGTCCCGGGTGCGCGGTCAAATGTTAAAGGGTGAACGCATGGCTGAAGAGCAGTTAATAAAACACGATAACTCACGCACGACACTTTCACGAAGGGGGAGGGATGACATTTCAGGGGCTGGGCTAGCCAACTCGCTAGCTAGCCACGCGGCATTGTGACATTTCAGAGGCCAGCTAGCCAACTAACTAGCTAGCTATGTGGCATTGTGACATTTCAGAGGCCAGCTATCCAAGTAGCTAGCTAGCCACGCGGCGTTGTGACATTTCAGAGGCCAGCTAGCCAACTAACTAGCTAGCCACGCGGCATTGTGACATTTCAGAGGCCAGCTAGCCAACTAGCTAATTAGCCAGACACCATTGTGCAGTTCAGAGGCCAGCTAGCCAACTAACTAGCTAGCCACGCAGCATTGTGACATTTCAGAGGCCAGCTAGCCAAGTAACTAGCTAGCCAGGTGACTTCCAGATGACATCAGCTTCAAATACACTTAGAATGTACATAAAGACAATGTTCTCTTGTGCTTTTTTTCAAGCTCCCATTTGAGAAAGTCACCAAACAAGAAGTTTGGTATCTTTCTGGTTGActaccattctttttttttgttgcctgcAGCAAAGCTTGTGGCACCACGTCCAGGACGGAGCCTCTTTTTGGCTAGGTTCATGTCATAAAATGTGATTTGCTTGCACTCTTTGCGGGGTTAACGCGGTTCACGTCGCTGCGTTGTTTGCTTTGCTACAACATTGGCAAGAAATTACCATCTCTCGAATACTTTCCATGCTTTTTTGGCACAGTCAAGCAATTATCATTTCACCGCCCACACTTTACCCGTTTACAAACTTTTGATTCTAGTTTGGAAGCCGTCGTGCCAgctaacaaataaataagagaaCAGCGGGAATGGATGACCATTTTAGGCCGTATTCCTTGTTCAAGTTGTAACCTAAATGAAAAATAGCCcaacttctttttttatatttaacaccaagtatcaagattttttttaaactcaatttGGTAGATTTTGTGAAGGTGGTTGACTGAAAGAAGGTTAAACGTGCGCAATactgtttatttaaatttttgaggaaaaaaaacaccgccAAAGTCATGTGGGCTGGTAGCCACTGAATTTGTGGGAATTGGATCAGAAAATTGGAGATAATTTCAGGTTTTTGCTAAAAATATGATTCTGAATGTCCAAATGTGACTTATCAGAGGGTGTTTTTTATGTGACTATTAGCAAAATGATGAATACTTGTGTCTTGAGGCTGGCATATAATTCCAAATAGTGAATGACTATTGAAAGGAAAACAATCCACACTTTGGATTTGGCAACACTCCTCCAGAATGTGGTTTTGGTtagccacaaaaaaacaaagcaactgCTTTACTCGCTTAATATTTTCAATGAAATGAACTCTGGGAGGGACACAACACATATTAAAGCGCTAATGATCGCCAAACCCGGTGTAAATTTGGTACTGGTCACGAAACCGCTGGAATGTAATGGGAGATTTGGCCAGTCCGATTCGGCAACCTCAGCCCGATTGGACTACCCATCCCGATTCGGCTACGTACCCCCTGGCCACGATGAGGCGCAGAGCCTCCAGGTTCCCGTGGTAGGCCGCCCATAGCGTGGGCGTCATGCCATCCTCGTCCGGTGCGTTGAGGTCCTTGCGAGTGGCCTCCTTCAACAGGTCCAGGTAGCCGTCCCGGGCCGCCTTGTGGTACCTGTCGTTCATGGCGACCCGTCAGTCCGCTCGGCTCCCATCGAGACCTCCaccgtcgccgtcgccgtcgccgtcgccgtcaCCGCCGttccccctaaccctaatcctaaccctcGCCCTCCCCCTCGCCCCTCGCTCTGACTCTTGCCCTCGCCCTCCCGTTCCCTCCGTCGCCTCATGGCGAACCGACGCTCCCTCGTTCGTTCGTTCGATCGATCGATCCCTCGGCGTCCAGACGTCCGTCCAGGTGTCCCGAGAGCCCGCTCGCGTGCACGCGCGCGCCCGCGTCGCCGGTATCCTAGGGACGCTGACAAGCGGGCGGGCGCGCGCACTCGCTCGCTCGCAAGGCAGTCGAGCGAGGACAGACCCCTCGTTCCAATCCAGCAATTAGGGCTGTCCCCATACTAGATCCAAATCGCGATATATCGCCCTGCTTTGGATCGCGATAGGCCCAATATTCGAAAGAACACCATTTCAAAGGGATCATTTGGGACCGGACTCTTTGCTAACATTTTTATGGCTTGATTAATATTGTTTTGGAGCTTTTACGTCTTTGCCTTGGATTTTAGAATCACTTTTCAATGTCTCTTGGTCCCATTTgagttatttttatgtttttgggaCACAAGGTGGATAAAATGtgggccttttttcttttttgggaacGGAACACCACCGCTCCAGAGTTCTCTTTGTTCACATGTGAAATGAGCCAACCAGCCGGGCGCGTTTGGGTACTTCCTCATTGCGACACGCtcgaaagaaagaaaagcgtCGGAGCATCTCGCGTTTTTTTCATTGTCTTCACTTTGAATCCGATCTCTCGCCTTCCCAGCATCAAGGAAGTGCGAAATCGCAATGTGGAAAAAGCACCCGCGTGGGCCTCACCCAAACAAACACCTTGCGCGATTGGTCCATTGAAACTCGCGTGACAATGAACGGAAAGCCACGGCCACTTTGcattaaaaaggcaaaaaaaagcgTGGCCTTTTTGCGCTGCGGGGAGGATTACGTTCAAAACAAGAAAGCCGGTGTTGCCTTCAAGGGTGACTTTTGCAAAGAAATGCAAACGGGACCTTTGGGAGATTTTCTATCACGTTGAGATTGCCAAGTCAAAGGTCATGATAGGGCAGTCAGGGGTCAAATGTCCTCGTCCTTCCGGTTTCTGTCTGCCACTTGCAATtcagcatttatttttcaattgacaGCTTATCTGATCGTCGCTAGGCTATTTATACACATTGATATTTGTCTCAATCTTCTTTTATTATCTCGTAAattggatttctttttaaaatgtcagttgttttgataaaaatggggaaaacatgaaatatgttatcttttccttttaatgAGAAGGCAAAACAGTAACTATTCTATTTTTAGTGATTTATTTACGACAGAAAAAGGTAAACATtgtccattttatttgtttatttttctaagttatagattttttttaaacatcagtttttttacatttaaaaaatgtttctgttAGAAAGGGAAACATTCCACATTTCCGTTTTTTAATCGATGCGtctatatttgaaaaaagaaaccttttaaaagggaaaaagagTAAATATCTCTCAACTTGTTCATGGAACATGAAGTGGACCGTCACCATTGACTTTGGCGGGCTAGTTTTGGACCCCGGCCCGCCTCATGGACACCGGCCGGAGCAGCCAATGGCCAATTGGAATTTCCCAGCCGCAATCCCCAAATTTCAGCTTTGGGAAAAGACGTGGTGCGGCGGGATGGAAGCGCCTTCCGCAGAATTAGCGCAAAAAATCCATTTCCTGGAAAACAGGCGTTGAACTTTATGATTATTTTGCGCACAACAGGCCTTGTTTGGCCATAATAGGCTTTTCTCCTCGCAGCAGATTTATTGACCTTTATGGCCCCCGCGGCCATCTTCCGCAGGCCTATAAAAAGGGGCGGGGAAAGCCGGGCGTCCCACACTTGCGCTCAGGTCATCCTGCAGGTAAGACCTCCGACCTCCGCCTTCACCTTCTCGTCGGGAAGCCGTGGCTCTCGAGCCTTTTGATATTTTGGGGCTGGATGGAACAAATTTTGAAGAACGATGCAGGAGATAGTCCCAATTTCTTAAAGTTGGTCATTTTCAAGTTGAATCGTACTTTTTTATGATGTGAGTCTGTGATGAAATGCAGAAAAAGCGGCATTTtgacaattgaaaatgtttttccccattgaaaatgaatgccactttttggggggataaataataacaataaatggcGAGAGAACCTGCGCCGCTGAATTTTTGGAACATTGTGAAGTGCGTCCAAATTTTGATAGTGTGTTGCTTGATAAGGCCAGCCCCCCTCGGGTTCCGTCGTcgtgtgaaaattgtgaaaattTGGCAACGCGTGTCCACGGCAAAGCTTCAACAAAGACGATGGAAAAGTTTGAAGCTGGGCGGGTTCTTTCGTCAGACGGCGGGCGAGCTCGTAAAACCAGTCCCGAACGACGCCAGGCGAAAATCCGTCGGCTCGTTCGCTCGCTCGTTTGCTCACTCGCTTTCTCGCTCGCCTTCTGGTCGGGCAGAGAGCAACCATGTGCACGCTCGTTGACTCGTCGTTTCCTCGGCCAGAGATGTGCTTGAACAGCGGCTACCCGTGCCAGTGCCTGGATGGCGGAAAGCCCGGCCAGcccggccaccccggccacccCGTCCAACCGTGCCAACCGTGCGTGGCGGCCAAAGGCGAAGACGCCCACCACTCGGCGCCCGAGCACCCGGACCCGGAGAAAAAAGCCAACCGGGAGCGAGACCGAAACTGGGGCTGGATCCTCTCGGGCGTCATCTTCATCAACATCCTGATGCTGGGGATCGCGCTGGTCAGCGGCAGCGCCTACCAACACGTGGACATCAGCCTGTCCGACCAGCAAGTCTTCCTGGTGGTGATCATCATCCTCACTTGCATCTGGATGGTCTACTACATCATCTACACGGCCAGGATAGAAAACGCCGTGGCGTACCGGGACCAGCACGCCGGGCCCGTCTGGCTCAGGGGTAGGTCGGCCCGGCCTCGAACCCGACGacttccgtccgtccgtccgtcgtgTGTCGCGCTCACAAAAAGTTTTTGGGGCCGTCCCAGGAGGAATGGTGCTCTTCGGCCTCCTCAGCATCATCATGGACATCTTCAAGATCGGCAGCTACGTGGGCTACATGCACTGCGACTCGGCCATCAAAATCGTTTTTCCCGCCGTCCAACTTGTTTTCATCTTCATTCAGGTAAGAGaagcgccattttttttccatccgagTCGCTCGGATTTGCCGCTCATTCGCCCAATGTGTCGGCAGACGTACTTCATGTGGGTCCACGCCAAGGACTGCGTACAGCTCCACAGGAACCTGACGCGGTAAGTCCCACTTGGACTTGAAGTCCTGCCTGAAAATGGCCAATGCCAACTCTTTACCTTCATTTCATTCTGTCTCATTAGAACTTTTTGCGTGTTTCCGTGTCACAGCTTTCCAAAAATGCTGCATTTTCCAGTGGTGGCTTTCATGTTGATCACGTGAATTTATACCACCATCGTTTAATATTACTACCAATTTTTTTATGACATTCTTCTTCGATTcatccaaacaaaaaaacaaaccgaAAGCATTTCGGCAGAACGAAGAAGAGATGACGAGAAAATTCATGACGGTAACGCCAATCTGTAACTATTGCCGGCGTCGACTCTGGTTGGATGGCGTGAGCGCGGTTTTGAACCGGTTGCGTGACTCCACTCGTGTGTTTCCCCTCCGTTTGTTTTGATCGGATTCCCAAGGTTTGGCATGACGTAGGGCGTGAGAAAATTGTCAGCCCGTAAAACCCCCGGCAATGGTCTACCAGTCTTTCCAAAAAGCCTCGTAGCGGATTGGCACCGTAGACGTGGTGGCATTTTGGAAGGCGGTGGGATGGtaaaattcaaatgcaaaaGGCAGTTGAAAGGTTCAGGCAGAAGCACTAATTAATCTCAAATAGTTTCCTTGGGAGTGCCTAGAACGCTAATAGGAGAATTCTTcgacacattgttttttttattgaacctTTCTAGCTGTTAATTGATGCACTTCAACTCAAATACCATTAAATTTGACAGTCGTGCACCAGAGAAGCCTTCAATTTTGCTAAGTGTCGATTAGCTGGCGACCACTTTAGGGTGTAGTCCCGCCTCCCGGCCCCCCGGTCGGCCTGGCTAGGTTCCAGCGCCCCCGTCGCCCTCCAACAAGGAAGGTGATCTGACTGTACTTTGTGACTCAGAAGGTTGACTGGATTGCGAAAGTGGAAAATGTCAGAAGAAGCCCCAGGCAGAATAACAACGGTGACGACACCTCGTCACCGCGTTCCGGGAAGTCAAGTCCATCAAATGCTAGCCAGGACGCCATTGCGAcattgcatggattttcacgCTCCGCTCCTCCTCCGCCATCTGGCGGAGGAGGAGCGTCGACACTCGGCGACGGACCCCGGCGTCCAATTGGCTGGATTTCAATGGAGATTGCGCTGGTCTCCTTTCAGGTGCGGCCTGATGCTCTCCCTCTCCGTCAACCTGGTTTTGTGGATGGCCGCCGTCACGGACGAGTCCCTCCACCAGACGGCGCACCCCGAGGGCGAGCACGGCGACGGCCATGGCGACGGCGGTCACGGCAACCACTCCGACGAGCACCACGTAGACGAGCACCACGGCAACGACTCGCACAAGCTTTACGGGCGGAACCTGTACATCAGTAAAGGTAGGCAAAGCAAGAGGAAGCCATCCCActaattagggttagggggcgACAATTGGGCCACGATAGGTGCCCCCTCCCGAGAGGGCAAAATGCCAGAAGAAAAATTCCGGCAGCCATGGACccatctgttttgactgggagggcttgaatgagcatcacttcctgttgttttggggtcatttacaagtcacttcctgttcttttTGACTCACTGTTGACTGACTATGTTTGGGACATTCCCCCCGTTCATTTTCTGTCCGGTGAGCCAAAGTCAAGAGGAAGCCACGCGAAAAgcccccccaaatcaacaggaagtcgcTAGCAAGCGTGGcccaaataaacaggaagtgatctggTTGACACGTTGGGCTAACGCCTGGCTAACGCCTGGCCTTTCTGGTTTGGCGGCAGCGAGTTTCGGGCAGGACGAGTGCGAGTGCAGCCACACTTCCTGCGCCATGTTCAAAGAGGCCTACTTCTACCTGTACCCGTTCAACATCGAGTACAGCCTCTTCGCTTCGGCCATGGCCTACGTCATGTGGAAGAACGTGGGGCGCCTGGGCGAGGCCCACGACCCGCACGGCCACGGCCCCGCCCACAAGTTCCAACTGAGGGACGCGGTGGTGGGCCCGGTGGTGGGGGTCCTGCTGGTCTTCGCCGGCCTGGCCACCTTCATCGTCTACGAGATGGACATGAAGGAGGACAAGGCGGACGACCACGCCAAGAGGGACCAGGCGCTGCTCATCCACTTTGTGATCAACATCGTCATCATCAGCCTGATGCTGGTGGCCACCTTGCTGGGCGCCGTGGTCTACAAGCTGGATCGGCGGGAGCACGATTCCGAGAAGAACCCCACCCGCAGCCTGGACGTGGGCCTGCTGGTGGGCACCTCCATGGGCCAGTTCATCATCAGCTACTTCACCATCGTGGCCATGGTGGCGTCGGGGGCCCGGGGACACCTCAACAGGCTCAACCTGACCTGGGCCATCATGATGGTGCTCCAGATCGGCCTGCAGAACTTCTTCATCGTGGAGGGGCTCCACCGGGAGCCTTTCCACGAGGAGACTcacgagccgccgccgccgccggccacGGTGACCAACGTCTACGCCGTGGAGAGCTACGGCAAAGCCGGCGACGGCGACGACGCGTCCGGCGTGGGCTTCCGGACGGAGCTGGCCGTCTTCGGCCCGCTGGTGCACTACCCGCCCAAGCTCACCTGGAAGAGGCGGGTCCTCAAGGAGGTTTCCCTCTTCCTCATGCTGGCCAACATCATCGTGAGTAACGCCAAGACGCGTcctaaacttgaaaaaaaatcctcatcatTTACGCAAAATGACGACATtcccaaaaaaatacagtgatacctcgacatacgatcgtaatccgttccgagactgagatcgtatgacgagattctcgtcactcgagcggacgttttccattgaaatgaatggaaaacaaattaattcgttccagccctctgtgcacaagtatactacattacccagaaagccctctttttgcccgcgcatgcgcgttgtgcgtttcctggtcgtaggagaaactcgtctgaattgaATCtacgtgctcgtagatattgttatacacgaaagatatgcaaaaaagacagtgccatggccacctggcttggtcgcatcatgaaattttgatcgcatgacgggcaaattattcgatcgaaatttccgccgtaagacgataattttgtatgacgagcggtcgtatgacgaggtaccactgtagttggagAGAAAGTGAGCAGAAATGGCTAACATTTGCTCCTCGCGTTGTGCTTTTCTCCGCCAGCTTTGGATCATGCCAGCATTTGGCGCTCGGCCCCAATTCGACCACCCGG is part of the Stigmatopora argus isolate UIUO_Sarg chromosome 14, RoL_Sarg_1.0, whole genome shotgun sequence genome and encodes:
- the ush1ga gene encoding pre-mRNA splicing regulator USH1G isoform X1 → MNDRYHKAARDGYLDLLKEATRKDLNAPDEDGMTPTLWAAYHGNLEALRLIVARGGNPDQCDIWGNTPLHLAAANGHHNCLFFLVSFGANVWCLDNDYHTPLDMAAAKSHMDCVRYLDSVASKQSGLNPKLVRKLKERAFREAERRVKDCAKLQKKHRKRMEKKFQKEAAPEASLSDVLSFSSYGSGSVSHRPRPLHAPAVSVPYSQATLHATNRGKTKIQKKLEKKKQGEGTFKIYEDGRKSVRSLSGLQLGNDVLFLKHGSHAVPRDYGRRNVRDMFLRERGGGGGDDDGVSRAFSEPDLHAVPSEVSTDSGRDSLFNRPGLGAMVFRRNYVSGGLFDLGDGVDGADGGGGGRILTPSREPDVDSIGSARSLRERNAEELPWEELELGLDDDDEARSGPLEVFLATHSVGEFLSIFRREKIDLQALLLCSDQDLKSIHVPLGPRKKILDACHRRLQTIDDPEPMEDTQL
- the ush1ga gene encoding pre-mRNA splicing regulator USH1G isoform X2 encodes the protein MAAAKSHMDCVRYLDSVASKQSGLNPKLVRKLKERAFREAERRVKDCAKLQKKHRKRMEKKFQKEAAPEASLSDVLSFSSYGSGSVSHRPRPLHAPAVSVPYSQATLHATNRGKTKIQKKLEKKKQGEGTFKIYEDGRKSVRSLSGLQLGNDVLFLKHGSHAVPRDYGRRNVRDMFLRERGGGGGDDDGVSRAFSEPDLHAVPSEVSTDSGRDSLFNRPGLGAMVFRRNYVSGGLFDLGDGVDGADGGGGGRILTPSREPDVDSIGSARSLRERNAEELPWEELELGLDDDDEARSGPLEVFLATHSVGEFLSIFRREKIDLQALLLCSDQDLKSIHVPLGPRKKILDACHRRLQTIDDPEPMEDTQL
- the otop2 gene encoding proton channel OTOP2; translation: MCTLVDSSFPRPEMCLNSGYPCQCLDGGKPGQPGHPGHPVQPCQPCVAAKGEDAHHSAPEHPDPEKKANRERDRNWGWILSGVIFINILMLGIALVSGSAYQHVDISLSDQQVFLVVIIILTCIWMVYYIIYTARIENAVAYRDQHAGPVWLRGGMVLFGLLSIIMDIFKIGSYVGYMHCDSAIKIVFPAVQLVFIFIQTYFMWVHAKDCVQLHRNLTRCGLMLSLSVNLVLWMAAVTDESLHQTAHPEGEHGDGHGDGGHGNHSDEHHVDEHHGNDSHKLYGRNLYISKASFGQDECECSHTSCAMFKEAYFYLYPFNIEYSLFASAMAYVMWKNVGRLGEAHDPHGHGPAHKFQLRDAVVGPVVGVLLVFAGLATFIVYEMDMKEDKADDHAKRDQALLIHFVINIVIISLMLVATLLGAVVYKLDRREHDSEKNPTRSLDVGLLVGTSMGQFIISYFTIVAMVASGARGHLNRLNLTWAIMMVLQIGLQNFFIVEGLHREPFHEETHEPPPPPATVTNVYAVESYGKAGDGDDASGVGFRTELAVFGPLVHYPPKLTWKRRVLKEVSLFLMLANIILWIMPAFGARPQFDHPAETEFYDFNIWAAIVNVGLPFAIFYRMHSVAALLEVFVIS